TATAATACATATCGTTGACTCAAATGTAATTAAAAAATCAACAAAGTTTACGAAAAGAGCTTTAAATAGCAACAAGCGTAGTTTAATTAATACTTACAGATTACAAATATTTATTAAAGAACTCGCATATTGCTCTGTATACTATTACCTCATTTTCTTTTTTGGAAAAACCATGCCCCTCGTCTTCTAAAACGAGGTATTCAACTTCACGACCTTTTTCTTTTAAAACAGCGACAATTTTATCAGATTCCTCCTTGACTACTCGTGGGTCGTTCGCTCCTTGAATGACCAACATCGGCTTAGACATATTTTCTAAATAAGTGATCGGTGAAAACTCGATTAGCTTTTCTTTATCTTTTTCTGGGTGCCCAACCCACTGGGTCAACATTGGTTTCCAATGCTCTGGTACTGACTCAACGAAGGAGAATAGATCACTAGGTCCACAAATATCGACAACCGCTTTAAAGTATTGTGGATGTCTACCGTGAAGTAATAGGGACATGTAACCACCGTAGCTTCCGCCCATAAGAAATACTTTGTCACGGTCAGCGAGCCCATTTTTAAATAAAAATTCTAGACCTTCAATGTTATCGAGTCTTGGTCCAAGTCCCCAATCACCTTCAACCATTTTTGTAAATGTCAAACCGTATCCGGTAGAACCACGGAAATTAGGTGCGAAAATACTATATCCCTCATTTAAAAGGTACTGAAATACGTCGTTAAATTCTTTACGCTCAGCATGCTGAGGACCTCCATGTGGCCATAATATAACGTGACCGTTACTAGTTACAGAGTTTGCTTTAAAGTAAAGCGCTTCTATGTCGAGACCATCAAATGATTGATAAGATATGACAGCTGGATCAATAAGCTCATCTTCATGTACACCCATAACACGGTTATTCGTAAGCTGTTCCCAACGATGTTTGTTAGCATGTTTTCTAAAAATATTTGAAGGTTTTGTAGCTGATGTACCAACTAGGTATAAATTACCTTGGGCAGTCACTTCTAGCTTGTCGATATTTCCAATTGGACATTCAAGTTCTGTCAATTTTGCTGCAATAAT
This region of Cytobacillus sp. IB215665 genomic DNA includes:
- a CDS encoding S9 family peptidase, giving the protein MQKKPDVEQFLRAYTIQDFVVSNDERQLVFSTNISGNYNLWGMDLPNQYPYPLTFNDQSCQGLCYDKAGRFIITAIDRDGDENSQLYMIPPEGGQLQPIRIAEGFQHSVPILSDDGKRLYYTSNKEDPTFLKSYCYHIDTKEEEIIIDEDGGATYLYDISPSEDSFLFIKYFSTTHMLAYVKVDNEVIPLTPESDEQHTVTNGLYASDSDIYFITNFGADFSYIAKFDLAEKEFSKVVSLPSEGFKMIKFDEKHHLLYFVSERGVEDQLYSYDIIAAKLTELECPIGNIDKLEVTAQGNLYLVGTSATKPSNIFRKHANKHRWEQLTNNRVMGVHEDELIDPAVISYQSFDGLDIEALYFKANSVTSNGHVILWPHGGPQHAERKEFNDVFQYLLNEGYSIFAPNFRGSTGYGLTFTKMVEGDWGLGPRLDNIEGLEFLFKNGLADRDKVFLMGGSYGGYMSLLLHGRHPQYFKAVVDICGPSDLFSFVESVPEHWKPMLTQWVGHPEKDKEKLIEFSPITYLENMSKPMLVIQGANDPRVVKEESDKIVAVLKEKGREVEYLVLEDEGHGFSKKENEVIVYRAICEFFNKYL